A single Candidatus Methylomirabilota bacterium DNA region contains:
- a CDS encoding NAD(P)-dependent oxidoreductase — REMGMMRPSAVLINTCRGPVVDEPALHTALTTGVIAAAGLDVMVEEPPIANHPLFALENVTFTPHTAGPTWDNWFKAFRNAFDNVQRVARGERPLWVIPELR, encoded by the coding sequence CGCGGGAGATGGGCATGATGCGGCCCTCCGCGGTGCTCATCAACACCTGCCGCGGCCCGGTGGTGGACGAGCCGGCCCTGCACACCGCGCTCACCACCGGGGTCATCGCGGCGGCCGGGCTCGACGTGATGGTCGAAGAGCCCCCGATCGCCAACCACCCGCTGTTCGCGCTCGAGAACGTGACGTTCACGCCGCACACCGCGGGCCCGACCTGGGACAACTGGTTCAAGGCCTTCCGCAACGCGTTCGACAACGTGCAGCGGGTGGCGCGCGGCGAGCGGCCGCTCTGGGTCATCCCGGAGCTGCGCTAG
- a CDS encoding AAA family ATPase codes for MKRAGSRRTGAATGLFLTGLRRGGRPREPDRFPLSLPIFRSLERLDFRARVTFLVGENGCGKSTLLEGLAAGTGAVAAGGRDLERDPTLAAARVFAGAFRLQRARHPRVTLFLRAEDVFGFTLRVRDQMDGLRGVEDELRAALPEGSWGQRLAVGAAAKERAALARRYGPDPDARSHGETFLHLLQQRLQPRGLYFLDEPETPLSPTRVLALLAILRDRTAQDCQFVIATHSPILMALPHAQLLLLEGGTIAPIAYEDVEHVRITRAFLDDPSNFLRRL; via the coding sequence GTGAAGCGGGCGGGCTCCCGCCGGACGGGCGCCGCGACGGGACTGTTCCTCACCGGTCTGCGTCGCGGCGGCCGGCCGCGAGAGCCCGATCGCTTTCCGCTCTCGCTGCCGATCTTCCGCTCGCTCGAGCGCCTCGACTTTCGGGCCCGCGTCACCTTCCTGGTCGGCGAGAACGGCTGCGGCAAGTCGACCCTGCTGGAAGGCCTGGCCGCCGGGACCGGCGCGGTGGCCGCGGGCGGACGCGATCTCGAGCGCGATCCCACCCTGGCCGCGGCGCGGGTGTTCGCGGGCGCCTTCCGCCTCCAGCGCGCACGTCATCCTCGCGTGACCTTGTTCCTGCGCGCGGAGGACGTGTTCGGCTTCACCCTGCGCGTCCGCGACCAGATGGACGGGCTGCGCGGCGTCGAGGACGAGCTGCGCGCCGCGCTCCCCGAAGGCTCCTGGGGTCAGCGGCTGGCGGTGGGCGCGGCGGCCAAGGAGCGGGCGGCGCTGGCGCGCCGGTACGGGCCCGATCCGGACGCGCGCTCCCACGGCGAGACGTTCCTGCACCTGCTGCAGCAGCGGCTGCAGCCGCGCGGCCTCTACTTCCTCGACGAGCCCGAGACGCCGCTGTCGCCCACGCGCGTGCTCGCGCTGCTCGCCATCCTGCGAGACCGCACCGCCCAGGACTGCCAGTTCGTCATCGCCACCCACTCGCCGATCCTCATGGCGCTCCCTCACGCGCAGCTGCTGCTGCTCGAGGGCGGCACCATCGCCCCGATCGCCTACGAGGACGTCGAGCACGTGCGCATCACGCGCGCGTTCCTCGACGATCCGAGCAACTTTTTGCGTCGGCTCTGA
- a CDS encoding polymer-forming cytoskeletal protein, with product MGALSRTLRYLGLAGADPESLAADLAAHRDARGGPAAIGERIAFRGEVSGEGDFHIAGRFEGDINVTGRVLVGEGADVDANINARAIVVGGTVRGNLSASTRVEILPTGVLTGTLRTGSFSAADGAAVKGEIWIERPGEAVPERRP from the coding sequence GTGGGCGCGCTGAGCCGCACCCTTCGCTACCTGGGCCTGGCCGGCGCCGATCCGGAGTCGCTGGCCGCCGATCTGGCCGCCCATCGCGACGCGCGCGGCGGGCCGGCCGCGATCGGCGAGCGCATCGCCTTCCGGGGCGAGGTATCCGGCGAGGGCGATTTCCACATCGCGGGCCGATTCGAGGGCGACATCAACGTGACCGGGCGCGTACTGGTGGGCGAGGGCGCCGACGTGGACGCCAACATCAACGCGCGCGCGATCGTGGTGGGCGGCACCGTGCGCGGCAACCTGTCGGCCTCGACGCGCGTGGAGATCCTGCCCACCGGCGTGCTCACCGGCACGCTGCGCACCGGCAGCTTCTCGGCCGCCGACGGCGCCGCGGTCAAGGGCGAGATCTGGATCGAGCGGCCCGGCGAGGCGGTGCCGGAGCGCCGGCCGTGA
- a CDS encoding tetratricopeptide repeat protein — translation MTDLAEVLGSRGARLGFKIAGVVVVVAVLVLAVWLWMRTEDARGQAALAASADVVQQADGPLATGDARQKAVAALQQVLAQHGRTSAAPVAAYQLGNLQYQSGDYAAARGAYELALAKGATGSVRTLAASGVGYTWEAQKNYANAVTAYEALVRQESPRQFFFEEALIDLARAQALAGKPTDAVATYERLLKEAPDTRRAADVRARIADLQTKRP, via the coding sequence GTGACCGACCTCGCCGAGGTCCTGGGCTCGCGCGGAGCGCGGCTCGGCTTCAAGATCGCCGGCGTGGTGGTCGTGGTCGCGGTGCTGGTGCTCGCGGTCTGGCTCTGGATGCGCACCGAGGACGCCCGCGGCCAGGCCGCGCTCGCCGCCTCCGCGGACGTGGTGCAGCAGGCCGACGGGCCGCTGGCCACCGGCGACGCGCGCCAGAAAGCCGTCGCCGCGCTCCAGCAGGTGCTGGCACAGCACGGGCGCACATCGGCCGCGCCGGTGGCCGCCTATCAGCTCGGCAACCTGCAGTATCAGTCCGGCGACTACGCGGCCGCCCGCGGAGCCTACGAGCTGGCGCTGGCCAAGGGCGCCACGGGCAGCGTGCGCACGCTCGCGGCCTCCGGGGTCGGCTACACGTGGGAGGCGCAGAAGAACTACGCCAACGCGGTGACCGCCTACGAGGCGCTCGTCCGGCAGGAGAGCCCGCGACAGTTCTTCTTCGAAGAAGCCCTGATCGACCTGGCCCGGGCGCAGGCGCTGGCCGGCAAGCCCACCGACGCCGTCGCCACCTACGAGCGCCTGCTCAAGGAGGCCCCGGACACGCGGCGGGCGGCCGACGTCCGGGCGAGGATCGCCGACCTTCAGACGAAGCGCCCGTAG
- a CDS encoding hotdog fold thioesterase, producing MGAPGRCNGEATQRHAALQRAPWAQELGVEYLDLAPGRCRVALTLRPAMLNHLGRPHGGVIFSLADVAFGAACNSRGGTWVALSMTISFLTAAPPGARLIAEARERRQGRQAAFYDVTVSADGATVATVHCVAHRIREPAR from the coding sequence GTGGGCGCTCCGGGGCGATGCAACGGTGAAGCGACGCAGCGCCACGCCGCGCTCCAGCGCGCGCCGTGGGCGCAGGAGCTGGGCGTGGAGTACCTCGATCTCGCCCCGGGGCGGTGTCGCGTCGCGCTCACCCTGCGCCCCGCCATGCTGAATCACCTCGGCCGGCCCCACGGGGGCGTGATCTTCTCGCTCGCCGACGTGGCCTTCGGCGCCGCCTGTAACTCGCGCGGCGGCACCTGGGTGGCCCTCTCGATGACGATCAGCTTCCTGACCGCCGCGCCGCCGGGCGCCCGTCTGATCGCCGAGGCGCGCGAGCGTCGGCAGGGCCGCCAGGCCGCGTTCTACGACGTCACGGTGTCCGCCGACGGGGCCACGGTCGCGACCGTGCACTGCGTGGCGCACCGGATCCGCGAGCCCGCTCGCTGA
- a CDS encoding Phenylacetic acid catabolic protein, protein MTERNEAQLLVRIQAGERIESPEEMTDDYRQNLVHLMTMQADSELAGGYGYVPWITKAPGVEEKHVVAQIVKDELRHATVMYGLLADLGVDVEAHVRAHDEAFTMRVEDDADIGTARITADKRVNIFYYPIDTWADFVFFNFCMDRGAGHQLEDVRACSYGPWVRAIEGIFKEEKFHIRHGEFWVKRLAEDPKTRGEAQATLNKWYIRTMNIFGRPGSAKNVLYRKYGLKLRDNDEVRQTFAREVAEKAGAVGLTLPEWIPQWDRLPEEAQIPG, encoded by the coding sequence ATGACCGAGCGCAACGAAGCCCAGCTGCTGGTCCGCATCCAGGCGGGGGAGCGGATCGAGTCCCCCGAGGAGATGACCGACGACTACCGCCAGAACCTGGTCCACCTCATGACCATGCAGGCCGACTCCGAGCTGGCCGGCGGCTACGGCTACGTGCCGTGGATCACCAAGGCCCCGGGCGTCGAGGAGAAGCACGTGGTCGCCCAGATCGTGAAGGACGAGCTGCGCCACGCCACCGTCATGTACGGGCTGCTCGCGGACCTGGGCGTGGACGTCGAGGCCCACGTGCGCGCCCACGACGAGGCCTTCACCATGCGCGTCGAGGACGACGCCGACATCGGCACCGCCCGCATCACCGCCGACAAGCGGGTGAACATCTTCTACTACCCGATCGACACCTGGGCCGACTTCGTGTTCTTCAACTTCTGCATGGACCGCGGAGCGGGGCACCAGCTCGAGGACGTGCGGGCCTGCTCCTACGGGCCGTGGGTGCGCGCCATCGAAGGCATCTTCAAGGAGGAGAAATTCCACATCCGCCACGGCGAGTTCTGGGTCAAGCGGCTCGCCGAGGACCCCAAGACCCGCGGCGAGGCCCAGGCCACGCTGAACAAGTGGTACATCCGCACCATGAACATCTTCGGGCGCCCCGGCTCGGCCAAGAACGTGCTCTACCGCAAGTACGGGCTCAAGCTGCGCGACAACGACGAGGTGCGCCAGACCTTCGCCCGCGAGGTCGCCGAGAAGGCGGGCGCGGTCGGTCTCACGCTGCCCGAGTGGATCCCGCAGTGGGATCGGCTGCCGGAGGAGGCGCAGATCCCGGGATAG
- a CDS encoding phenylacetate--CoA ligase, with protein sequence MIWNREAETASRARTRALQGSRLRASVAWARERVPFYRDALAAAGVKDEAVDLDRLETLPFTAKEDLRQHYPFGLFAVPREEVIRIHASSGTRGKPTVVGYTRNDLRIWRDVMARSLAGAGAEPGQLIQIAYGYGLFTGGLGFHDGAEHMGLTVVPVSSGNTLRQILLLQDFRPHGLACTPSFALHIGESLREQGGDPAALGLRYGLFGAEPWTEAMRARLQSLWGCPAVDFYGLSEVIGPGVASECVEARDGLHLNEDHFLPEIVDPASGVPLPVGREGELVLTSLTKEALPVIRYRTGDVTRLDPEPCRCGRTTVRMARIKGRTDDMLIIKGVNVFPSQLEAALLTVPDLAPHYQLLVDRRGAFPTLAVHVEPAERVVQGWGGFEAASAQVTALSARVAACLRGHLGLNPEIAVVAPKTIPRSEGKAVRVVERRAS encoded by the coding sequence GTGATCTGGAATCGCGAGGCGGAGACGGCGTCGCGAGCCCGGACGCGGGCGCTGCAGGGCAGCCGGCTGCGCGCCTCGGTGGCATGGGCCCGTGAGCGCGTGCCCTTCTATCGTGACGCGCTGGCCGCCGCCGGCGTGAAGGACGAGGCGGTGGATCTGGATCGGCTGGAGACGCTGCCGTTCACGGCGAAGGAGGACCTGCGGCAGCACTACCCGTTCGGGCTGTTCGCGGTGCCCCGCGAGGAGGTGATCCGCATCCACGCCTCCTCGGGCACACGCGGCAAGCCCACGGTGGTCGGTTACACCCGGAACGACCTCCGCATCTGGCGGGACGTCATGGCCCGCTCCCTGGCCGGGGCGGGCGCCGAGCCCGGGCAGCTGATCCAGATCGCGTATGGCTACGGGCTGTTCACGGGCGGCCTCGGCTTCCACGATGGCGCCGAGCACATGGGCCTCACGGTGGTGCCGGTCTCGTCGGGCAACACCCTGCGCCAGATCCTGCTGCTCCAGGATTTCCGGCCCCACGGCCTGGCCTGCACGCCGTCGTTCGCCCTCCACATCGGCGAGAGCCTGCGCGAGCAGGGGGGCGATCCGGCGGCGCTCGGCCTGCGCTACGGGCTCTTCGGGGCCGAGCCGTGGACGGAGGCGATGCGGGCTCGGCTCCAGAGCTTGTGGGGCTGCCCGGCGGTGGACTTCTACGGCCTCAGCGAGGTCATCGGCCCCGGCGTGGCCAGCGAATGCGTCGAAGCGCGCGACGGGCTGCACCTCAACGAGGATCACTTCCTGCCCGAGATCGTCGACCCGGCCAGCGGGGTCCCGCTGCCGGTCGGACGCGAGGGCGAGCTGGTGCTGACGTCCCTCACCAAGGAAGCCCTGCCGGTGATCCGCTATCGCACCGGCGACGTCACCCGGCTCGACCCCGAGCCGTGCCGCTGCGGGCGCACCACCGTGCGGATGGCGCGCATCAAGGGCCGCACCGACGATATGCTGATCATCAAGGGCGTCAACGTGTTCCCGTCGCAGCTCGAGGCCGCGCTGCTCACCGTGCCGGACCTCGCGCCGCACTACCAGCTGCTGGTGGATCGGCGCGGTGCGTTCCCGACGCTGGCCGTGCACGTCGAGCCCGCGGAGCGGGTGGTGCAGGGGTGGGGCGGCTTCGAGGCGGCCTCCGCCCAGGTCACCGCCCTCTCCGCGCGGGTCGCCGCGTGCCTGCGTGGCCATCTCGGGCTGAATCCTGAGATCGCGGTAGTCGCCCCGAAGACCATCCCGCGCAGCGAAGGCAAGGCGGTGCGGGTCGTGGAAAGGAGAGCATCATGA
- a CDS encoding glycosyltransferase, whose product MRVGLFTNNYLPFRGGVTTAVETLRLGLEALGHRAWVFAPAAQQPHHDPSFVFRYPSIPAPTYPGFSLAVPVSRRLGRLARRLELDVVHVHHPFLLGVTGRRVARRLRRPLVFTYHTRYEKYAHYVPLPQRLVRGLAVRLACRFANSADLVVAPSDHVAETLRERGVRAPIRVIPTGVDLGLFSPGSRERARRRLGLPTEGLMCLYTGRLDREKSLERVLDAFESVAGAVSGASLHLVGKGSHGHALERRAAAGGAARRIVFHGGLGRDALPDYYRAADLFLFASETETQGLVLAEAHACALPAVAVRASGVDEVVTDGETGVLTKGETGDMADAAIGLLLDPERRHAMGHAARRLAEARFSATRQVQAMVGHYEALLASRG is encoded by the coding sequence ATGCGGGTCGGGCTGTTCACCAACAACTACCTGCCATTCCGCGGCGGGGTCACGACCGCGGTCGAGACCCTGCGGCTGGGGCTTGAGGCCCTCGGCCACCGCGCCTGGGTCTTCGCGCCCGCCGCCCAGCAGCCGCACCACGATCCGTCGTTCGTCTTCCGCTATCCGTCGATTCCCGCGCCCACCTATCCCGGCTTCTCCCTGGCGGTGCCGGTCTCGCGACGGCTGGGGCGACTCGCGCGCCGGCTCGAGCTCGACGTCGTCCACGTCCACCATCCGTTCCTGCTCGGGGTGACCGGGCGCCGTGTGGCCCGCCGCCTGCGGCGCCCGCTCGTCTTCACCTACCACACGCGCTACGAGAAGTACGCCCACTACGTCCCGCTGCCGCAGCGCCTGGTGCGCGGCCTCGCGGTGCGCCTGGCGTGCCGCTTCGCAAACTCGGCGGACCTCGTGGTGGCGCCGTCGGATCACGTCGCCGAGACGCTGCGCGAGCGCGGCGTGCGGGCTCCGATTCGCGTGATCCCCACCGGCGTGGACCTGGGACTCTTCAGCCCGGGCAGCCGCGAGCGCGCGCGCCGCCGCCTCGGCTTGCCCACCGAAGGGCTGATGTGCCTCTACACCGGACGGCTCGACCGCGAGAAGAGCCTCGAGCGCGTCCTCGACGCGTTCGAGTCGGTGGCGGGCGCGGTGTCGGGCGCCTCGCTGCACCTGGTCGGCAAGGGGAGCCACGGTCACGCGCTGGAGCGGCGGGCCGCCGCGGGCGGGGCGGCGCGGCGCATCGTCTTCCACGGGGGGCTCGGCCGCGACGCCCTGCCGGACTACTACCGCGCCGCCGATCTCTTCCTCTTTGCGTCGGAGACCGAGACGCAGGGCCTGGTGCTGGCGGAGGCGCACGCGTGCGCGCTGCCCGCGGTGGCGGTGCGCGCCTCGGGCGTGGACGAGGTGGTGACCGACGGCGAGACCGGCGTGCTGACCAAGGGCGAGACCGGCGACATGGCCGACGCGGCCATCGGCCTGCTGCTCGACCCGGAGCGGCGCCACGCCATGGGACACGCCGCGCGCCGGCTCGCCGAGGCGCGCTTCTCGGCGACGCGCCAGGTCCAGGCCATGGTCGGCCACTACGAGGCCCTGCTCGCGAGCCGGGGCTGA
- a CDS encoding bifunctional nuclease family protein gives MFLEMKVKGLALDPLSNMPMIILRDEEEKRSLPIWVGLFEANAIALELEKIPTPRPMTHDLIKNILETVEARVQKVVVNDLRDNTFYAVIHLQMGGSELTVDSRPSDAIALALRVGAPIFVEEDVVQKARSVEVAKETSIGSGKGDDQAKIKEWLESLKPGDFDRIERGKDPKSPDE, from the coding sequence ATGTTCCTGGAGATGAAGGTGAAGGGGCTGGCGCTGGACCCGCTCTCCAACATGCCGATGATCATCCTGCGCGACGAGGAGGAGAAGCGCTCGCTGCCCATCTGGGTCGGGCTCTTCGAGGCCAACGCCATCGCGCTCGAGCTGGAGAAGATCCCCACGCCGCGGCCGATGACGCACGACCTCATCAAGAACATCCTGGAGACGGTCGAGGCGCGGGTGCAGAAGGTCGTGGTCAACGATCTTCGCGACAACACCTTCTACGCGGTGATCCACCTGCAGATGGGCGGCAGCGAGCTCACGGTGGATTCGCGTCCCTCCGACGCCATCGCGCTGGCCCTGCGGGTGGGGGCGCCGATCTTCGTGGAGGAAGACGTCGTGCAGAAGGCCCGCTCGGTGGAGGTGGCCAAGGAGACCTCGATCGGCAGCGGCAAGGGCGACGACCAGGCCAAGATCAAGGAGTGGCTCGAGTCGCTCAAGCCCGGTGACTTCGACCGCATCGAGCGGGGCAAGGACCCGAAGAGCCCGGACGAATAG
- the miaB gene encoding tRNA (N6-isopentenyl adenosine(37)-C2)-methylthiotransferase MiaB — MSKLHLITYGCQMNEYDSERVAGLLKQERYELTDRPEEADLILLNTCSIREKAEDKVFSQLGALKHLKRQRPDLVIGVMGCMAQLQKGRIQERAPYVDLVFGSPAIARVGELVTRARQGRGPVLETGEGALVKITARPDGGQRLKAFVTVMEGCEKYCTFCVVPTTRGRERSHAPEVIVEEIRGLAAAGCREVTLLGQTVNAYGRDLSPPTDLAVLLERVNDVDGIERIRFTTSNPYNLTSRLIRAIRDVPKVCEYLHLPLQSGSDRVLERMNRGYTCARYLELIAELHETVPDLALSTDLIVGFPGETDEDFAQTVDMVERVAYDNVFAFRYSRRPGTAAAEMVDQVPDEVKAERNRLVLEAAGRVAAARSQRLEGRTLPVLVDGVSRKNADEVAGRTRCNRVVNFDAAGRDLLGQVVAVRIARALPHSLRGELVEDRAGASCAEDQTVPALQA, encoded by the coding sequence ATGTCCAAGCTCCACCTGATCACCTATGGCTGTCAGATGAACGAGTACGACTCCGAGCGAGTCGCCGGCCTGCTCAAGCAGGAGCGCTACGAGCTGACCGACCGGCCGGAGGAGGCCGACCTGATCCTGCTCAACACCTGCTCGATCCGCGAGAAGGCGGAAGACAAGGTGTTCTCTCAGCTGGGCGCCCTCAAGCATCTGAAACGGCAGCGCCCCGACCTCGTCATCGGCGTGATGGGCTGCATGGCCCAGCTGCAGAAGGGCCGCATCCAGGAGCGCGCGCCGTACGTGGATCTGGTCTTCGGCTCACCCGCCATTGCGCGGGTCGGCGAGCTGGTGACGCGCGCCCGGCAGGGGCGGGGGCCGGTGCTCGAGACCGGGGAGGGCGCGCTCGTCAAGATCACCGCGCGTCCCGACGGCGGCCAGCGACTCAAGGCCTTCGTCACCGTGATGGAAGGCTGCGAGAAATACTGCACGTTCTGTGTGGTGCCGACCACGCGCGGGCGCGAGCGCAGCCATGCCCCCGAAGTCATCGTCGAGGAGATCCGCGGTCTGGCCGCGGCGGGCTGCCGGGAAGTGACGCTGCTCGGGCAGACCGTCAACGCCTACGGTCGCGATCTGAGCCCGCCCACGGACCTGGCCGTCCTGCTCGAGCGGGTCAACGACGTCGACGGCATCGAGCGCATCCGCTTCACGACCTCGAACCCCTACAACCTGACCTCCCGCCTCATCCGGGCCATCCGCGACGTTCCGAAGGTGTGCGAGTATCTCCACCTCCCGCTGCAGTCCGGCTCCGACCGGGTGCTCGAGCGCATGAATCGTGGCTACACGTGCGCCCGATACCTGGAGCTGATCGCCGAATTGCACGAGACGGTGCCGGATCTCGCGCTCTCCACCGATCTCATCGTGGGCTTCCCCGGAGAGACCGACGAGGACTTCGCGCAGACGGTGGACATGGTCGAGCGGGTGGCCTACGACAACGTCTTCGCGTTCCGCTACTCACGCCGCCCCGGCACCGCCGCCGCGGAGATGGTCGACCAGGTGCCGGACGAGGTGAAGGCCGAGCGCAACCGCCTGGTCCTGGAGGCGGCCGGGCGGGTGGCCGCCGCGCGCAGCCAGCGCCTCGAGGGGCGGACGCTGCCGGTGCTGGTGGACGGCGTCTCGCGCAAGAACGCCGACGAGGTGGCGGGGCGCACGCGCTGCAATCGGGTCGTGAACTTCGACGCGGCCGGCCGCGATCTGCTGGGGCAGGTGGTGGCGGTGCGCATCGCCCGCGCCTTGCCGCACAGCCTGCGGGGCGAGCTGGTCGAGGATCGCGCCGGCGCGAGCTGCGCCGAGGACCAGACCGTTCCCGCGCTGCAGGCCTAG
- a CDS encoding acetyl-CoA carboxylase carboxyltransferase subunit alpha, with amino-acid sequence MPDELEFEKPLLELENRIVELRESGDPLAARDEIAKLEERLARQQQRVYSGLTAWQRTQIARHPKRPHTLDLINLLMEDWIELHGDRVFGDDKAIVGGLATFEGEPVVVIGHQKGRDTRENIARNFGMPHPEGYRKALRLMQLASKFGKPIITFIDTPGAYPGLGAEERGQAEAIARNLREMAGLTSAVICVVTGEGGSGGALAIGVGNRVLMLEYAIYSVISPEGCAAILWGDGAKAPEAAEIMRVTSPDLLKLGVIDAIVPEPVGGAHRNWEATAASLRAVLRDHLWQLRSRSETELIEERQEKFRRIGVFEETV; translated from the coding sequence ATGCCGGACGAGCTTGAGTTCGAGAAGCCGCTCCTCGAGCTGGAGAATCGCATCGTCGAGCTGCGCGAATCCGGCGATCCGCTCGCCGCGCGCGACGAGATCGCGAAGCTCGAGGAGCGCCTCGCCCGGCAGCAGCAGCGCGTCTACTCCGGCCTGACCGCGTGGCAGCGCACCCAGATCGCGCGCCACCCCAAGCGCCCCCACACCCTCGACCTCATCAACCTGCTCATGGAGGACTGGATCGAGCTGCACGGCGACCGCGTCTTCGGCGACGACAAGGCGATCGTGGGCGGCCTCGCCACCTTCGAGGGCGAGCCGGTGGTGGTGATCGGCCACCAGAAGGGCCGCGACACCCGCGAGAACATCGCCCGCAACTTCGGGATGCCGCATCCGGAGGGCTACCGCAAGGCGCTGCGCCTGATGCAGCTGGCCAGCAAGTTCGGCAAGCCGATCATCACGTTCATCGACACGCCCGGCGCCTATCCGGGGCTCGGCGCCGAGGAGCGCGGCCAGGCCGAAGCCATCGCGCGCAACCTGCGCGAGATGGCGGGTCTGACCAGCGCGGTGATCTGCGTGGTCACCGGCGAGGGCGGCAGCGGCGGCGCGCTCGCCATCGGCGTCGGCAATCGGGTGCTGATGCTCGAGTACGCGATCTATTCGGTGATCTCGCCGGAAGGCTGCGCGGCCATCCTCTGGGGCGACGGGGCCAAGGCCCCGGAGGCCGCCGAGATCATGCGCGTGACCTCGCCGGATCTGCTCAAGCTGGGCGTCATCGACGCCATCGTGCCCGAACCGGTCGGCGGGGCGCATCGCAACTGGGAGGCGACGGCGGCCAGCCTCCGCGCGGTCCTCCGCGACCACCTCTGGCAGCTCAGGTCGAGGTCGGAGACCGAGCTGATCGAGGAGCGCCAGGAAAAGTTCCGGCGGATCGGCGTCTTCGAGGAGACGGTCTGA